The Microbacterium schleiferi genome contains the following window.
CACGCTATACCGGGTCGCGCGCCGGGCGTTGGTGTCGTGGGGGCGTTGTCACCCCTCCGACGCCTGACGATATGATTGATTCATCATGCCGTTTACCCACGAGCAGCGTCCCCTGTACGAGGTCAAGGCCAACCTTTTCAAGGGGCTCGCGCACCCGTTCCGCATCCGCATCCTCGAGCTGCTCTCCTCGAGCCCCGAGGTCACGGTCGCTGCGCTGCAGTCCGAGACCGAGCTCGAGGCCTCTCACCTCTCCCAGCACCTCGCGGTGCTTCGACGCCATCGTCTCGTCGAATCGGAGCGACGAGGCAGCCACGTCTTCTACCGCCTCGCCGATCCCCGCGTCGGTGATCTCCTCGCGGTAGCGCGCGCTCTGCTGATCGGCGTCCTGGAGTCCGACGAGGCGCGCCTGCAGCACGCACGGTCACTTCCGCCCTTCGGAACTCTCGCGACATGAGCCCCGCGAGAAGATTCGGCGCCCGCGCATGGGCATCCACGCGGGCCCTGCTGCCGGGCCGGCGCGACTATCGGATGCTCGGTCGCACCTGGCGTGGCGACCTGATCGCAGGGATCACGGTAGGCATCGTGGCCCTGCCGCTGGCCCTGGGATTCGGAGTGAGCTCGGGACTGTCGGCGGAAGCGGGCATCGTCACCGCCATCGTCGCCGGCATCCTCGCGGCAGTCTTCGGCGGGTCCAACGTGCAGGTCTCGGGGCCGACCGGGGCGATGGTGGTGGTTCTCGTGCCGATCGTCGCGACCCACGGCGCCGGTGCCGTCGTCGCCGTGACCGCGATCGCCGGCATCATCGTGGTGGCTGCCGGCGCGCTCCGGCTCGGGCGCGCCGTCTCGTTCATCCCCTGGCCGGTCATCGAAGGCTTCACCCTCGGGATCGCGGTCATCATCTTTCTGCAACAGGTGCCGCTACTGACGTCTGCGCACACCGCTCACGCCGGCGAGCACTCCTCCAACGCGATCATCGCCGCGGTGCAATCCGTTGCGGCGGCAGACTGGTCGTACACCCCCTGGGCGCTGGGAGCGGCGGCCGTCGTCGCCGCCATCATGCTGATCGCGCCTCGGATCCACCGCGCCATTCCCGGATCGTTGATCGGTATCGCCGTCGTCACCGCGCTTGCCCTGGCGATCTCGACGCCGCTGGCGACAATCGGTGCGCTTCCGGCAAGCCTGCCCGCCCCCTCCTTCCCTCCGCTCGATCCGGCACTGATCGGCCAGCTGCTCCTGCCCGCCCTCACGGTCGCCGCGCTTGCAGCGATCGAGTCGCTCCTGTCGGCCCGCGTGGCAGCCTCCCTGGCCGACAGCGGCGCCTACGACCCCGACCGCGAGCTGGTCGGCCAAGGCATCGCGTCGATCGGTTCCGCGATGTTCGGCGGGATGCCCGCCACCGGCGCCATTGCCCGCACGGCCGTGAACGTGCGTTCCGGCGGACGCAGCCGTCTCGCGGCGATCACCCACGCACTCGTGCTCTTGCTCGTGGTCCTCGTGATCTCGCAGCCGGTCGGGGCTATCCCGCTCGCGGCGCTGGCGGGGGTTCTCATGGTGACCGCGGTACGGATGGTGCACGCGTCGACGGTTCGAGCGATCCTCACCTCGACCCGGGGCGATGCGATCGCCTTCATCGTCACCGCGGTTGTCACGGTGTCGTTCGACCTCATCGTGGCGGTCATCATCGGCGTTCTGTTCGCGGGGATCATCGCCGTGCGCAGCCTCTCCCGGCAGACCGGCGTGCGCCGCCAGCCGATCATCGGCGACGCCATCGACGGCGACGAACGAATCGCGATCATCGCCATTGACGGTCCGCTCTTCTTCGCCTCCGCCGACCGCGTCTTCGAGCAGGTGGCGGCTCTGACGGGCGTGTCCGTCGTCGTGCTGCGGATGTCGCAGCTCGAACTGGTCGATGCGACGGGAGCACGGATGCTGGCCGACATCGTCCAGGCCCTGGAGCGACGGGGTGTCACGGTCTTGATCAAGGGCGTGCAGCCGCTCCACGACGGGCTGTTCCGGCGGGTCGGCGTGCTGGACTCACTCCGTCATCACAATCATCTGTTCACCGATCTGCCCACAGCCATCGCCCACGCCCGCAGTCACGTCGCGCGAGAACTCGCGGCGTAGGCTTGGGGGTTGTCGCGCCCACAACGCGCGAGGCCGTATCGCGGCATCCCTGAACCCCTCACACACTTGGGAGCATCCGAAAGTGCCTGGAGAAAACCTCACCCGCATCGAAGCGCAGGAACGTCGCGGCGTCCTTGACACGCAGTCCTACGAGGTCGAGCTGGATCTGACCACCGGCCCGGAGGTGTTCCGGTCCACCTCCACGGTGCGATTCACCGCCACCGAGGGTGCGTCGAGCTTCATCGATCTGATCGCCCGGAGCGTCCACTCGATCACTCTCAATGGGCGCAGCATCCCGGCATCCGCGTTCAACGACTCCCGGATCGCCCTGGATGAGTTGGCGCCCGAGAACGAACTCGTCGTCATCGCCGACTGCGAGTACACCAACACCGGCGAGGGACTGCACCGCTTCGTCGACCCCGTCGACGGCGAGGTCTACCTCTACACACAGTTCGAGGTGCCCGACTCTCGCCGCGTCTTCGCGGTGTTCGAGCAGCCCGATCTGAAGGCGACGTTCCAGTTCACCGTCACCGCGCCGGCGGCGTGGAAGGTCATCTCCAACTCCCCCACCCCCGAGCCCGTCCCCAGCGGCGAGGGCATCGCGACGTGGGAGTTCGAGCCCACGCCCCGCATGTCCTCCTACATCACCGCGCTCATCGCCGGCCCCTACGAGTCGACGTTCTCGGAGTTGACCAGCGCCTCGGGCCGCGTGATCCCCCTCGGGATCTTCGCCCGCAAGAGCCTGTGGCAGTACCTGGATGCCGACTACATCTTCGAGAAGACCCGCCAGGGCTTCGCGTACTACGAAGACAAGTTCGACTACCCGTACCCCTTTGCCAAGTACGACCAGCTGTTCGTCCCGGAGTTCAACGCCGGTGCGATGGAGAACGCCGGAGCGGTCACCTTCACCGAGGTGTACGTGTTCCGCAGCAAGGTGACCGACGCCGTCAAGGAACGTCGCGTCGTCACGATCCTGCATGAGCTCGCACACATGTGGTTCGGCGACCTGGTCACCATGAAGTGGTGGAACGACCTCTGGCTCAATGAGTCGTTCGCCGAATGGGCCTCGACCATCGCCACGGCCGAGGCCACCGAGTGGACCGAGGCGTGGACCACCTTCAACGCGATGGAAAAGACCTGGGCCTACCGCCAGGATCAACTCCCCTCGACCCACCCGGTCGTCGCCGAGATCCGCGACCTGGAAGACGTGCAGGTCAACTTCGACGGCATCACCTACGCGAAGGGCGGTTCCGTCCTCAAGCAGTTGGCGGCGTGGGTGGGTATCGACGAGTTCTTCGCCGGCGTCGGAGCGTACTTCCGCAAGCACGAGTACGGCAACACGGAACTTCGCGACCTGCTGACCGAGCTTGAGACAACCAGTGGCCGCGAGCTGACCGAGTGGTCGAAGAAGTGGCTCGAGACCGCGGGTGTCAACACCCTCTCGCCCGCCATCGTCGAGGCTGCAGACGGCTCGATCTCGGCCTTCAAGATCGTGCAGACGGCCCCGGCCGACTACCCGACGATCCGCCCGCACCGGCTCGGCGTTGGATTCTACGACCTGCAGAACGGTGCGCTGATCCGCACCCACTTCACCGAACTGGACGTCGACGGCGATCTCACCGATGTGCCCGAGCTGGTTGGCCTGGCCCGACCCGACCTGGTGCTGCTCAACGACCACGATCTCGCGTACGCGAAGATCCGTCTCGACGAGCGCTCGCTGCAGACAGCTATCGACCACCTCTCGAAGATCTCGGACCCGCTCGCCCGCTCGCTCGTCTGGGGCGCAGCCTGGGATCAGACGCGCGACGCGGAGGCCTCGGCATCCGACTACATCGATCTGGTCCTCGGCAACATCGGCGCCGAGACCGAGTCCACGACCGTACGGACAACCCTCGCGCAGCTGCAGCTCGCTGCGAACTCCTACGTGACGCCCGCCAAGCGAGACGCGTCGCGAGAGAAGGTCGCGAAGGGGCTCTGGGCGCTGGCGCAGGCTGCGGATGCGGGCAGCGACAGCCAGCTGCAGTTCGTCACGGCGTTCGCCAGCGCCGCGGCAACCGCCGAGCACTGGGAGATCGTCCGGGCCCTGCGGGCCGGGGAGACCAGCCTGGACGGGCTCACGATCGACACCGACCTGTCGTGGCAGCTTCTGGTCTCGCTCGCGGCAGGAGGCGTCATCGCCGAGGGCGTGATCGACGAAGCGCTCGCTGCCGACAACACGGCCAAGGGTGCCGAGTTCGCGGCGCAGGCGAAGGCGGCGCTTCCCACACCCGAGGCCAAGAGTGCCGCGTGGTCGTCGTTGGTCGACTCCGATCGCCTGCCGAACACTCTCGTGCGCGCCGCCGGTCTCGGATTCACGCACCCGGCCGGTGTGCTGCTGCTCGACGAGTTCGTGGACCAGTACTTCGCCATGCTTCTTCCGGTGTGGGAGTCGCGCACGTACAAGATCGCCGAATACCTCGTGCTCGGTCTGTACCCCGCGCCGCTGGCGAACGCGGCTCTCCGAGACGCGACACGCACGTGGCTCACATCCCACACGGATGCACCGTCGGCGCTGCGCCGCCTGGTGGCAGAGAACCTTGCGGGCGTCGAGCGTGCCCTGGCCGTGCAGGAGCGCGACGCGCACTGAGCCGCACCGCCACAGCCCGCGCCCCGAGTGATCCTGCATCGCTCGGGGCGCGGGTTCTAGGATTCGTCTGATGCACAGATTCGATACGGCCACCGCCCCAGACACCCTGTGGGATGGCTTTCTCCGGGTGCTCGGGGACATCGGCGGCACCCTTCTTCAGGTTGCCGCAGTCCTCGTGGGCGCCGTGATCGTCGTCTGGGTACTGCGCCTGATCATTCGCCGCGTCGTTCGTCGTGTCGTCGAAGGTGCCAAGTCCCGTGCCCGCGTCGACGACACGCAGGCGCTCGAGCGGTCGCCGCTGGCATCCGTGCGGCTCGTCCAGCGCACACGCACCCTCGGGTCGATCCTCCAGAACATCGTCAACGTCACTGTCGTGATCGTCGCGATTCTGCTGATCATCCTCATCCTCGCGGGACCGCAAGTGATGGGCTCGTTCACGCTGCTGAGCGCAGCCATCGGCGCGGGCCTCGGCTTTGGCGCCCAGAACATCATCAAGGACGTCCTCAACGGAATCTTCATCGTCGCCGAAGACCAGATCGGCATCGGCGACGTCGCTGATCTCGGACTTGCCACGGGTGTCGTCGAATACGTCAGCGTGCGCATCACGCAGGTGCGCGACGTCAACGGCACGCTGTGGTTCGTTCGCAACGGTGAGATCACCCGCATCGGGAACATGTCTCAGGGCTGGTCGCGCGCCATCATCGACCTTGCGGTGCCGGCGAACGCTGAGGTCGACGAGGTCGAACAAGCGATGCTGGATGCCGCGCGCACGCTCGCACAGGAACCGAAGTGGCGCAGCCGCATCATCGAGGAACCCGAGGTGTGGGGGCTCGAATCCGTCTCGGGCGACGCGCTCGTCATCCGCATCGTCATCAAGACGCGCGCCGGGGCCAAGGATGACGTCGCCCGTGAGCTTCGTATGCGTCTGAAGCGCGCCATCGACGGCCTCGGGCTGACGCTGCCGCAGATGAATTCGATCATGCTGTCGGGCCTCGAGACCGCCGGCCGCGTGCGCGGCGCGAACCCGCCCCGCACCAAACCGACCCCGATCGCCCACCCCGCCGCACCGGATCGGCCCGTATGGCGCGCGAAGCGAACCGGCAAGAAGACGGATGCCGACACCGAGGCATCCGAGGAGGCAGAGAAGTGAGTCTGCCGGAGACCCCCGAGCAGCAGTCTTTCTACGAGGCGGTCGGCGGACACGAGACCTTTGTGCGGATCGTCGACGGCTTCTACCGCGGTGTGGCCGACGACCCCGTTCTTCGCCCCATGTATCCCGAAGAAGACCTGGAACCCGCGAAGGAGCGTCTGCTGATGTTCCTCGAGCAGTACTGGGGTGGACCGACGACCTACAGTGCGCAGCGCGGTCATCCTCGCCTTCGCATGCGACACGCTCCGTTCCATGTCAATCCCGATGCGCGGGACCGGTGGCTCGCACATATGCGCGCCGCGCTCGACGAGGTCGGCTTGTCGCCGCTGCACGAAGAAACCCTCTGGGACTACCTGAGTCGGGCAGCGCATGCGATGGTGAACACGTTCGAAAGAACCGAGATCGGACCGGCCGCGGGCACTCGCGCAGACCTCCCGCTGACCTCCGAGAACTGACGCACACGACCACAGACGCACACGACGACAAGGGAGTCGCATGACCGCAGCATCCGTTCACCGAACCGACGTCCTCGTGATCGGCTGGGGCTGGCGGGACTGGTCGCTGCGGCAGAGGCGACCGCCGCGGGAAAGCGCGTCACGATCATCGATCAGGAGCCGCGCACCAACCTCGGCGGCCAGGCGTGGTGGTCATTCGGCGGGCTGTTCTTCGTCGATTCCCCCGAACAGCGGCGGATGGGGATTCGCGACAGCCTCGACCTGGCCCGGCAGGACTGGTTCGGCACGGCGGGCTTCGATCGCGCCGAGGATGCCTGGCCGCGCCGGTGGGCCGAGGCCTACCTCGAGTTCGCCGCGGGCGAGAAGCGCAGCTGGCTGCGCGAGCGGGGCGTCGGCTTCTTCCCCGTCGTGGGGTGGGCAGAACGTGGCGGCTACACCGCGGGTGGACCGGGCAACTCCGTTCCTCGATTCCACATCACGTGGGGAACCGGGCCAGGTCTCGTCGCCCCCTTCCAGGCGGCGGTCGAGGATGCTGAGCGTGCCGGGACCCTCACGGTCCTCCCCCGTCATCGGGTGACCTCGCTCACCGCCCGAGACGGCGCCGTGACCGGAGCTACCGGCGATGTCCTGGCGCCCTCCAGTGCCGCGCGGGGGGTCGCAACGTCCCGGGACGTCGTCGGCGCGTTCACGATCGAGGCGGGCGCGACGGTTGTGGCATCCGGTGGAATCGGCGCCAACCACGACCTCGTGCGCGAATGGTGGCCGAAGAGACTCGGTGAGGCCCCCAGCGAGATGGTCAGCGGCGTGCCCGCGTACGTCGACGGCTCCATGCTCGAGGTCACCGAAGCGGCCGGCGCCAATCTCATCAACCGCGACCGGATGTGGCACTACGTCGAGGGCATCCAGAACTGGGATCCGGTGTGGCCGCAGCACGGCATCCGGATCCTGCCTGGACCGTCCTCGATCTGGCTGGACGCGACGGGAGCGCGGCTTCCCGTGCCGCTCTTTCCCGGGTTCGACACGCTCGGAACCCTCGCGCATCTTCGCGCTACGGGCTACGACCACTCGTGGTTCGTGCTCTCGCAGCGGATCGTCGAGAAGGAGTTCACCCTCTCAGGCAGCGAGCAGAACCCCGACCTCACCGGCAAGGACGTCCGGCTGCTGCTGCGCTCGCGGCTCGGGAAGGGCGCCGCCGGCCCCGTACAGGCGTTCCTCGACCACGGTGCCGATTTCGTCATCCGGGACGACCTGGACAGTCTCATCGACGGCATGCGCGCCGTGCCCGGTGGCGCGGCGCTCGATGCCGACCGCGTCCGGTTCGAAGTCGAGGCACGCGATCGCGAGATGGACAACGACTTCACGAAAGACGC
Protein-coding sequences here:
- a CDS encoding ArsR/SmtB family transcription factor; this translates as MPFTHEQRPLYEVKANLFKGLAHPFRIRILELLSSSPEVTVAALQSETELEASHLSQHLAVLRRHRLVESERRGSHVFYRLADPRVGDLLAVARALLIGVLESDEARLQHARSLPPFGTLAT
- a CDS encoding SulP family inorganic anion transporter — encoded protein: MSPARRFGARAWASTRALLPGRRDYRMLGRTWRGDLIAGITVGIVALPLALGFGVSSGLSAEAGIVTAIVAGILAAVFGGSNVQVSGPTGAMVVVLVPIVATHGAGAVVAVTAIAGIIVVAAGALRLGRAVSFIPWPVIEGFTLGIAVIIFLQQVPLLTSAHTAHAGEHSSNAIIAAVQSVAAADWSYTPWALGAAAVVAAIMLIAPRIHRAIPGSLIGIAVVTALALAISTPLATIGALPASLPAPSFPPLDPALIGQLLLPALTVAALAAIESLLSARVAASLADSGAYDPDRELVGQGIASIGSAMFGGMPATGAIARTAVNVRSGGRSRLAAITHALVLLLVVLVISQPVGAIPLAALAGVLMVTAVRMVHASTVRAILTSTRGDAIAFIVTAVVTVSFDLIVAVIIGVLFAGIIAVRSLSRQTGVRRQPIIGDAIDGDERIAIIAIDGPLFFASADRVFEQVAALTGVSVVVLRMSQLELVDATGARMLADIVQALERRGVTVLIKGVQPLHDGLFRRVGVLDSLRHHNHLFTDLPTAIAHARSHVARELAA
- the pepN gene encoding aminopeptidase N, with the translated sequence MPGENLTRIEAQERRGVLDTQSYEVELDLTTGPEVFRSTSTVRFTATEGASSFIDLIARSVHSITLNGRSIPASAFNDSRIALDELAPENELVVIADCEYTNTGEGLHRFVDPVDGEVYLYTQFEVPDSRRVFAVFEQPDLKATFQFTVTAPAAWKVISNSPTPEPVPSGEGIATWEFEPTPRMSSYITALIAGPYESTFSELTSASGRVIPLGIFARKSLWQYLDADYIFEKTRQGFAYYEDKFDYPYPFAKYDQLFVPEFNAGAMENAGAVTFTEVYVFRSKVTDAVKERRVVTILHELAHMWFGDLVTMKWWNDLWLNESFAEWASTIATAEATEWTEAWTTFNAMEKTWAYRQDQLPSTHPVVAEIRDLEDVQVNFDGITYAKGGSVLKQLAAWVGIDEFFAGVGAYFRKHEYGNTELRDLLTELETTSGRELTEWSKKWLETAGVNTLSPAIVEAADGSISAFKIVQTAPADYPTIRPHRLGVGFYDLQNGALIRTHFTELDVDGDLTDVPELVGLARPDLVLLNDHDLAYAKIRLDERSLQTAIDHLSKISDPLARSLVWGAAWDQTRDAEASASDYIDLVLGNIGAETESTTVRTTLAQLQLAANSYVTPAKRDASREKVAKGLWALAQAADAGSDSQLQFVTAFASAAATAEHWEIVRALRAGETSLDGLTIDTDLSWQLLVSLAAGGVIAEGVIDEALAADNTAKGAEFAAQAKAALPTPEAKSAAWSSLVDSDRLPNTLVRAAGLGFTHPAGVLLLDEFVDQYFAMLLPVWESRTYKIAEYLVLGLYPAPLANAALRDATRTWLTSHTDAPSALRRLVAENLAGVERALAVQERDAH
- a CDS encoding mechanosensitive ion channel family protein gives rise to the protein MHRFDTATAPDTLWDGFLRVLGDIGGTLLQVAAVLVGAVIVVWVLRLIIRRVVRRVVEGAKSRARVDDTQALERSPLASVRLVQRTRTLGSILQNIVNVTVVIVAILLIILILAGPQVMGSFTLLSAAIGAGLGFGAQNIIKDVLNGIFIVAEDQIGIGDVADLGLATGVVEYVSVRITQVRDVNGTLWFVRNGEITRIGNMSQGWSRAIIDLAVPANAEVDEVEQAMLDAARTLAQEPKWRSRIIEEPEVWGLESVSGDALVIRIVIKTRAGAKDDVARELRMRLKRAIDGLGLTLPQMNSIMLSGLETAGRVRGANPPRTKPTPIAHPAAPDRPVWRAKRTGKKTDADTEASEEAEK
- a CDS encoding globin codes for the protein MSLPETPEQQSFYEAVGGHETFVRIVDGFYRGVADDPVLRPMYPEEDLEPAKERLLMFLEQYWGGPTTYSAQRGHPRLRMRHAPFHVNPDARDRWLAHMRAALDEVGLSPLHEETLWDYLSRAAHAMVNTFERTEIGPAAGTRADLPLTSEN